The following DNA comes from Osmerus eperlanus chromosome 5, fOsmEpe2.1, whole genome shotgun sequence.
TGTGTCATCTGTTTTCTTTCTCACCCTGTAGCTCCGTTGGCCTCAAGGTGTTACTCTCATGGGAAAGTGGAGACAGATGAAGAGTTTGATGCCCGTTGGGTCAcgtatttcaataagacagacATTGATGCATGGGAACTGAGGAAAGgtaaacagaaacattttcAAAGATGTCACCAAAAATAATAGATTTTTCCCTAGATTGGTCTGCATGTTCTATTTCAGGTACGGTGTTAAATATAGTGTGGTTTAaaatttaataaaaaatacCATTACACAGTGTCAAAATGTTTTCCTAGGGACACAGACGTAAATTAATTTCAAGTAATGAAGACTTCTAAGTAAAATATGTTTCTGATTGTCTCTTCtttaactaacattgttttacaGGGATGAACACACTGATTGGGTACGATCTGGTACCCGAACCAAAAATTATTGACGCAGCTCTGCGGGCCTGTCGAAGGTTAGATGATTTGGCTAGTGCAATTCGGATTTTGGAGGCTGTGAAAGTAAGTTGTGACAGCAtttttcattattattattcctaTTTTAAGTTAATACAGTATTCTAGGCATGAATGACAAAAGGCAACAGTAGCAAAGCATTAACATTTATACAATTCTTCATAACCTTGGTCAAAGCATTCTCCTTACTCTTAAATTATTCTCACAGGACAAATCTGGCCCTCACAAAGAAATCTATCCATACCTGATTCAAGAGCTGCGGCCAACTTTGGATGAGCTTGGGATTTCCACACCTGAAGAGCTTGGCATTGACAAAGTATAGAAGGGTAGGTATGAATGCTCACTGCCTCTTTAATTTCCAAAGACAATTACCAAGCAGTCTAACATTTTTTTTCTGAATGTTTCTTCCAGTTTTCTGACAGCGGTTGATGTCATTGGGACATgggagctctgtacttgttattGCTTCGTTTAATCCTGTGTGTGGTATTTAATTTGGACTTTATTAAGTTCTTATGCTTGTAAACTATTGATGGACCTAATAAAGGAAATTATCTGTGTTGAAAACGTGTCAAAAAATGTCTGGTTTCCAACCATTGGTGGAGTCACATTGAATGTTTTTTAACTGTAATTATCTCAAGCATTACTTACCATGACTGTACTGTACTTGAATGAACTGTGGTAGTAGGCTACTTGTAAAACGCACTGTCTACATTCGTTTGTCAGTTAAACGAATTTAAAGGGGAAAACAACGTGTAATTATGTCAGACCACCAGAGAGCAGAATGGAACCTTTCATTGAAAagtctgtgtatttgtgtccAACCTCTAGTTGCGTCGTCTTATGTATTTTaagtgtgtcttaagtgatAAAGAAATCTAATCAATATTAGACAGTTCACTTTTTACCTTGTGTTTTAACAAGGTAAAACATTTTGCATAAGACATTTTGCAATGTCATGAGTAACAGTTGAAGACAGTAGGCTACAATTAATCGTGTAATTAAAGTTTTGGTTAATGGAAGTCGATGCAGACCTTCCAAAATTCCATAGTAGGCCGAGGTTAAAGTTGAACTTTGTCCTAAATTGCTTTCATGGCGTAGGCCCAGTAGCCTTTCGCACTATTTGTCAGTTGTAAAACTTAAGCCGCGCCAAATGACGAACAGTATTAACAGGTTTCTAATGATTTCACAATACTAACTTGGAGTATCGTCGTGAATTGCACAGCGTAAGGTCAACTAAGTTTCAAGTCTGGGCGGGTCTTCGTGTACAatttggggggtggggtattctGTAAAGATCAGGCTAGGGATGTTTGAGTTTCTATACGCTGTGGCCAGGGTAGGTGAGGCGGCTGGGCAGAGCTGTTTACTGCCCTCGCCAGTTTTAATCACCAAGGTTCTGAGATATTTTTGGTATCGCTTTTATTTTTGATTTAATAATCTGTGGAGAGATATGATCGTGTAAATAGATTTTCGACAAGCAACAGAAAGACAGTAGAAAAGGTGTGCCTGGAAGTGGTCTAATGATGGACAAATCAAAGGCTGAAATGGTAAGTTCGGCGTTTAACATGTGGAAGTGATCTGATCAAGTAATTGTCACTTTTCAACTATTGGCTACATTgcaattaaataaaaaatgcagCGCACCTTAAAGTTTGTACTGGATAATTAGATAATTTTAAAACCCTCATTGTAGCCTACTTAGCAGATAATTTGGGACTTGTTTGTAGCTAAGTGACCCGAGATACTTCCGACTAGCTTTGAAACGATGAgtcgttttattatattacattCATGTTGTAATTATTTCCCATTTTAAACACAGCCTTTATCACTTTCGGCCAATGTGCCGGGGTTTCAATTATAAATCAAGCTCTCAAATGAACCTAAATTTGACCTGCTCGGGCACGTGTAGGTCAGCTTGCCAACGAAGAATAATTTCTACTGGATCAATGTGAAATTATTTACTGTAGTAGGCCTACCTTCTCCCACTATGTTTCTGCTGTTTAAATCTTTTTACCAGGTTGTTTGAGCACATTCAAGGAAAACTTTAAGCACATTTGTATTATTGAAACAAAGGATACGTTATTGCCCTATTAGTAGCGTATCACAGTGTGCCTTCTGTGATCCTGAAGCCACAAATTAGTTGTAGCTACGATTTGGCTCTCCTGTGCCGCCATTTTATTTTCAAGTTAACGCATACAGCTGTTGCTGTCTGAAGGCTAGCCCTAGAGTTTACGGTAAGACTGTCGTGAGTGTCAATTTTATTTATGATTTAGCTCCACCTATTTGACCTGTATATGACATAACATATGTTTTTCTTTATCTTGTTAAATCTTATTCCTGCAGGACAGTTTGGGAGCAGGGTGCCATGGAAGTCCAGTTGGCGTTCGACTGGGGGCAGTGATGGAACATCTCCAGAGGCAGCAAGAAGCCA
Coding sequences within:
- the LOC134021547 gene encoding cytochrome c oxidase subunit 5A, mitochondrial-like; this encodes MFRAAVRFSVSGARSLTRARPAYQAPLASRCYSHGKVETDEEFDARWVTYFNKTDIDAWELRKGMNTLIGYDLVPEPKIIDAALRACRRLDDLASAIRILEAVKDKSGPHKEIYPYLIQELRPTLDELGISTPEELGIDKV